A single genomic interval of Candidatus Thermokryptus mobilis harbors:
- the nosD gene encoding nitrous oxide reductase family maturation protein NosD, whose protein sequence is MPKSLNHIVLSVILLVSFSFADVLRVGSRYEFKTIKEAIEKAKAHDTIYVYPGEYYGNIFLNKPLTLIGIGKPHIKGENWGSTVTVLADSCVINGFKITGGGNLLQKEDSGILLKSSYNLIENNLLEDVLFGVYFFASNHNIVRHNTIVGRHYLGIGERGSGLHIWNSHFNLIEENFITKVRDGMYIQEASNNLIARNYATDLRYGIHYMFSDSNRFEENVFIDNVVGGAVMYSRHIYFRRNIFARNRGFSSYGLLLQSCDYCVAEENYIIDNSIGLHFESTNYNIIRRNLVQNNDLAIALFASANYDKIYENNFIGNLALIRTIGNPKTTSFSYNGRGNYWDGYIGYDLNDDGIGDIRFELTNVFESVQGKYPIVQLYLSSPSAKAIEIAEKAMPLIKLFKIYDEYPLMKRVEVPDLTYLVKRGKDEKIESKRIAFAFVGLISLCSFIPILIISVKSKTLKRKYARCQKS, encoded by the coding sequence ATGCCCAAGAGTTTAAATCACATAGTTTTGTCCGTCATCTTATTAGTGAGTTTTTCATTTGCTGATGTTTTGAGGGTTGGGTCAAGGTATGAGTTCAAAACGATAAAAGAAGCTATTGAGAAGGCAAAAGCACATGATACAATTTATGTTTATCCTGGCGAATATTATGGGAACATATTTTTGAACAAGCCACTTACTTTGATAGGCATTGGAAAGCCACATATAAAGGGTGAAAATTGGGGTAGCACTGTTACCGTCCTTGCTGATTCTTGTGTGATCAATGGTTTTAAGATAACTGGTGGTGGGAATTTACTTCAAAAGGAAGACTCAGGGATTTTGCTTAAATCGTCTTATAATTTGATTGAAAATAATTTGCTTGAGGATGTGTTATTTGGTGTTTATTTCTTTGCTTCAAATCATAATATCGTAAGGCATAACACTATCGTTGGGAGACACTATCTTGGGATTGGGGAGCGGGGCAGTGGGCTTCACATCTGGAATTCGCATTTCAATTTGATTGAGGAGAATTTCATAACGAAGGTAAGAGATGGAATGTATATTCAAGAGGCGTCAAACAATTTGATCGCGAGAAATTATGCGACGGATTTGAGGTATGGGATTCATTATATGTTTTCCGATTCAAATCGTTTTGAGGAAAATGTTTTCATTGATAATGTCGTTGGTGGTGCGGTGATGTATTCAAGGCATATTTATTTCAGGAGAAATATATTTGCAAGGAACAGAGGGTTTAGCTCTTACGGGCTTTTGCTTCAATCTTGTGATTATTGCGTGGCTGAGGAAAATTATATAATTGACAATTCAATTGGGCTTCATTTTGAGAGCACGAATTACAACATCATTAGGCGTAATCTTGTCCAAAACAATGACCTTGCTATAGCTCTTTTTGCAAGTGCAAACTATGATAAAATTTATGAGAACAATTTCATCGGAAACCTTGCACTGATAAGAACTATTGGAAACCCGAAAACGACATCTTTCAGCTACAATGGGCGAGGTAATTATTGGGATGGTTATATCGGCTACGACCTTAATGATGATGGCATTGGAGATATTAGATTTGAATTGACAAATGTTTTTGAAAGCGTTCAGGGGAAATATCCAATTGTTCAGCTTTATCTTTCAAGTCCGTCTGCTAAAGCAATTGAAATTGCTGAAAAAGCGATGCCTTTGATAAAATTGTTCAAAATTTACGATGAATATCCATTGATGAAAAGGGTTGAGGTGCCTGATTTAACTTATCTTGTAAAGAGAGGGAAAGATGAAAAGATTGAGAGTAAACGAATTGCTTTTGCCTTCGTCGGTTTGATTTCTTTGTGTTCGTTTATTCCGATCTTGATCATTTCGGTTAAATCAAAAACATTGAAGAGAAAATATGCTCGCTGTCAAAAATCTTAA